The following nucleotide sequence is from Myxococcales bacterium.
GCCACCGCCGCGGCCAGCGACGACCCTGGCCAGGGTCATCGCCGGCCCCACGCCGCCCTGTCGCACCTGCAGTTCCAGGACGTCGCCGCCCAGCGCGTCCTCCACGTCGACAACTGGCTGCACGACGTCGAGGTCGAGCTGCGCGACGGCGACGCCACCGGCGTCACGCCCCGGTCCACGTCGAGGAGGGCGGCGGCCACGCCGACGACAGCCCGGCCGGCGTGGTCCAGCTGTTCTGAACCGGGTCAGGGTGCCCGCAGCTGGCCCAGGCCGTAGCGGCGCTTCATCCGGTGGACGGTGCTGCGGGCGACCCCGAGGGGTGCGCGCGCCAGGCTGACGTTGCCGCCGGCGACGGCCAGCGCGCGACCAGCGCGTCGCGCTCGACGTCGCCGAGCGAGGCGGGCGCGGTCGGGCTGGGCAGCGCCAAGCTCGGGCGGCAGGTGGCAGGGCTCGATCCAGCCGGCGCCCGCCGGCGGCGACGACGGCGACCGCAAGCACCGACTTGAGCTCGCGGACGTTGCCGGGCCAGGGGTACGCGGCGACCGCGTCGCACGCCCGAGGCGACAGCTCGGCGCCGCGGCCGAGCAGGTGGCGGGCGAGGACGAGACGTCGGTGCGCTCGCGCAGCGGCGGGATGCGCACCTGACGCGCCCTTGAGCCGGTAGTACAGGTCCTGGCGGAAGCCGCCGGTCCGGACCAGCGCCGCCAGGTCGCGGCAGGTCGCGCACACGATCCGGACGTCGGTCCGCTCGAGCCGACGTCGCCGACCCGGCGGAAGGTGTTGGTCTCGACCACCCGCAGCAGCGCGGCCTGCATCGCCGGCGACATCTCGGCGACCTCGTCGAGGAACAACGTGCCGCCGCTGGCGGCAGGTCAGGCGGCCCTGGGCGCGCGACCGCCCAGCCCGGCTCGAGCACCGCCAGCACCGCGACGATCGCCCCGCCCGGGCGGCGATCGGGTCGCCCCGCAGCCGCCACGCCCGCCGCGCGCCTGCCCGGCCGAGCTCGATCGCGCGTCCGCCCGCCGAGCCGGCCAGCGCCTCGCGCACCACCGTCGCCCAGTCGAGGCCGATCGCGGTCCGAGACGTCGCCCGACCACCCCGGCGCCGCACATCGCGGGCGCTGGCGTTGGCCCGCGCGATCGCCCCCGGCGCCTCGATGAACAGCGCCGGCTCGCGCATCCGATCGAGCGAGCGACCGAGCACCCGCGCGACCGAGCTCCCGGCGCTGGCGTAGGCGTGGAGCCGGACCAGCTCCTCGAAGCGCGCGGGCGGCGCCGAGGACGACCCGGCCGATCTGCGGATCGGCGCGATCGAGGCGCGAGGTGGCGTCGAGCACCGCGATCGGCCGGCCGTCGACGCCGCGGACCGGCGCCGGCGTAGCAGACCAGGTCGCGATAGCGGCGGCCGAAGTGGGCGTGGCCGTGGACCTCGGTCGGTCGGTTGTCGAGCGCCGCGGTCCCGATCGCGTTGGTGCCGCGGGCGTCCTCGCTCCAGCAGGCGCCCTCGATCAGCAGCAGGCGCTCGGCGACCGGCGCGAACTGACCGCCGCCGCTGGTCTGCACCACCACGCCGTCGGCGTCGGCGACCAGGGAGCAGGGAAGTCGCGATCCGCGGCCCGCCGCGGTCGCGCGATCGAGGACCGCGTCGCCGACCGCGCGCAACAACTCGACGGGGCCGACGTGCGGCGCGCAGCGTCATCCCCGCAGCAGGCTCTCCGGCCGCGGCCCCTCGGCCGGTGCGCCCAGGGCGGCGGGCGCGACCAGCACCGGATCAGCTCGGGGGCGAGCGCGGCCGGTCCGGCCGGCGTGGAAGGCGTCCCACGCGGTCGCCGGGCACGTCGTCGAGGATGAGCCGCTCGGTCACGCGAGGCGTGCGCGGCGGCCCCCGACGGGAGCACGCCCACCGGCGCGCCCGGGGCGGGGGGGCGGCAGGGGGGGAGTCTCGGGGGGGGGCGGTTCCCGGGACCGCGGCCGCGCGGCCCACCGGGCGCCGCGGGGGGCGCGGCGCGTGGCGGGGGGGGGGCCCGGGGGGCGCCAGGGGGGATAAACGCCCCCCCCCAACACCGCCCGGCGCCAAGCCTAAATTCGAGTCGCGCTACGACAACTTCATCGGCGGCGAGTGGGTGCGCCCGTCAAGGGCCAGTACTTCGACAACATCTCGCCGGTCACCGGCCAGCCGTTCTGCGAGGTCGCGCGCTCGACCGCCGAGGACATCGAGCAGGCGCTCGACGCCGCCCACGGCGCCCGGGCCGCCTGGGGTCGCACCTCGCCGGCGGAGCGCGCGCTGATCCTCAACCGCATCGCCGACCGCATCGAGCAGAACCTCGAGCGCCTGGCCTACGCCGAGAGCTGGGACAACGGCAAGCCGATCCGCGAGACCCTGGCCGCCGACCTCCCGCTGGCCATCGACCACTTCCGCTACTTCGCCGGCTGCATCCGCGCCCAGGAGGGCTCGATCGCCCAGATCGACGACGACACCGTCGCCTACCACTTCCACGAGCCGCTCGGCGTCGTCGGCCAGATCATCCCCTGGAACTTCCCGCTGCTGATGGCGGCGTGGAAGCTCGCGCCCGCGCTCGCCGCCGGCAACTGCGTGGTGCTCAAGCCCGCCGAGCAGACGCCCGCCTCGATCATGGTGCTGGCCGAGATCATCGGCGACCTGCTGCCCCCCGGCGTGCTCAACATCGTCAACGGCTTCGGCGTCGAGGCGGGCAAGCCCCTGGCGTCGAATCGCCGCATCGCCAAGATCGCGTTCACCGGCGAGACCACCACCGGCCGGCTCATCATGCAGTACGCGTCCGAGAACCTCATCCCGGTGACGCTGGAGCTCGGCGGCAAGTCGCCCAACATCTTCTTCGCCGACGTGATGGACGTCGGCGCGCAGGCCTCACACGATCAGCTGGAGAAGATCCTCTCGTACATCGACATCGGCAAGCAGGAGGGCGCCAAGGCTGCGGCGGCGGGCGCGCGAGCCCGGGCGGCGACCTCGCCGGCGGCTACTACGTGCAGCCCACGGTCTTCGAGGGCCACAACAAGATGCGCATCTTCCAGGAGGAGATCTTCGGCCCGGTGGTGTCGGTGACCAAGTTCAAGGACTTCGACGACGCGCTCGCGATCGCCA
It contains:
- a CDS encoding sigma 54-interacting transcriptional regulator; this encodes MFLDEVAEMSPAMQAALLRVVETNTFRRVGDVGSSGPTSGSCARPAATWRRWSGPAASARTCTTGSRARQVRIPPLRERTDVSSSPATCSAAAPSCRLGRATRSPRTPGPATSASSSRCLRSPSSPPAGAGWIEPCHLPPELGAAQPDRARLARRRRARRAGRALAVAGGNVSLARAPLGVARSTVHRMKRRYGLGQLRAP